From a single Miscanthus floridulus cultivar M001 chromosome 8, ASM1932011v1, whole genome shotgun sequence genomic region:
- the LOC136477636 gene encoding protein VERNALIZATION 3-like, protein MSRDPLVVGNVVGDILDPFIKSASLRVLYNNRELTNGSELKPSQVANEPRIEIVGHDMRTLYTLVMVDPDSPSPSNPTKREYLHWLVTDIPESTNVSYGNEVVSYESPKPSAGIHRFVFVLFRQSVRQTIYAPGWRQNFNTRDFIALYNLGPPVASVFFNCQRENGCGGRRYIR, encoded by the exons ATGTCAAGGGACCCACTTGTCGTAGGCAACGTAGTTGGAGATATCTTGGATCCATTTATCAAATCAGCATCACTTAGAGTCCTATACAACAATAGGGAACTGACTAATGGATCTGAGCTCAAGCCATCGCAAGTAGCCAATGAACCAAGGATTGAGATTGTTGGACATGACATGAGGACCCTTTACACTTTG GTGATGGTGGATCCCGACTCACCAAGTCCAAGCAATCCAACGAAAAGAGAGTACCTTCACTG GTTGGTGACAGATATTCCAGAATCAACAAATGTGAGCTATG GAAATGAGGTGGTAAGCTATGAAAGTCCAAAGCCAAGTGCTGGAATACACCGCTTCGTCTTTGTGCTATTCCGCCAATCTGTCCGGCAAACTATTTATGCGCCAGGATGGAGGCAAAATTTCAACACAAGAGACTTCATAGCACTCTATAATCTAGGACCACCTGTGGCCTCAGTGTTCTTCAACTGCCAAAGGGAGAATGGGTGTGGTGGCAGACGATATATTAGATGA